Proteins co-encoded in one Gossypium arboreum isolate Shixiya-1 chromosome 11, ASM2569848v2, whole genome shotgun sequence genomic window:
- the LOC108473492 gene encoding uncharacterized protein LOC108473492 isoform X1 has product MNQRSHVSDEMDQSIQKNTVPPETIKRLISQYMSQKVCAKAESGTCNVCFAPCSSCMHLSIAQMGSKSDEFPDETDHVAVRSQYSINEDKTGDSLYHRPSEASNLLSVNSSHDSYSESIESKATARPSDVANVMVDAGIDRTFSNKSDGSKGVESHVDSISCPGRASDANIAFSYSNKDLDSKNSSRSATSVCSLGSGKAPTSEKLELSEPASVKEGSSSPRIQTPYSHSGSSKSAVGGSSEISPKIHPKLEADIDDNGRDPLDETGKNLKEDEIDELNEFVKLPDKQESPSQTASVDESYESDASEHDVKVCDICGDAGREDLLAICSKCTDGAEHTYCMREMLQKVPEGDWLCEECKLGEETESQKQGLDAEGKKAIKLSSSTRSLGKRHAENLEGASAPKRQAIQTNMGSPKSLSPSRLSAFSREGSFKNLDKGKVRPSPQISLGNHSGNGMPEAVRTPTSGPRLQTSKGSLLKCSSFNTLNSKPKLKLVDEVVIQKRKGTREHASFDSKEEPARIMGKSMSFKSGNSGRLNSGESKVKTLSSKYPHVQDLKGLKQVKEQISSERKIFSKLNHSSSNVSTPKVDQKLTPRADAISHSSAINHRETKVVPSEGRPNTLSRSTSNLARKGVDNAVSSAVSSTNGRNSSEQKVNPVSLKEEPSSSSSRASERQPSNNNGVVSDGLSQSVDSINQSEKSRESSVSRSSKRVPCLTCKGMGHTAEYCSVCQASGADQSAPRTSREEINKGNKLKAAIEAAMRLKPGICERTSQDPSSVCDKAKNVISVESTDEGKANICNQASTANIKLLNSHSTDAVSVVSSVGNLSVGDNYVPPLATVSAVPKLSAIPEHEYVWQGAFDVNKLGKPPELCGGIQAHISTLASPKVLEVVNSFPHKVSLYEVPRLSTWPAQFHDSSPKEDNIALYFFAKDLESYQNNYKVLLDTMVKNDLALKGNFEGVELLIFPSNHLPEHCQRWNNLLFLWGVFKARKANCSNSSKSVCNPDASMVCLEKQRSSDIAQLVDNESVACDSFGNVVPVTTSVEKTCISTDRVGDTKVASFEQTFGGIKEKLEEQDVKVDTKFLSRIATSSTHVQPKMKCTTTLEESKFPDSQSDTELKPCFLVTETNNGSFKVEKEEMHIEEAKPSLNNCPTGKQEAVVEEKIGGDPVKIRDSKDDVCADGKTSIRDLNSLQLNHPKTPFLDLTKPVPEVSTDTSQKLPWAEVKRVSVDRGCDNKKLKTGFSGICQYTSARDQVPFRDDGLASDRRYPGSGSLVEEKRCDIACEEKIIPEDMGSSERFFFPVESRGPGEFRLGDNSKPWKELSLKDEDRVHDTSPNLELALGAETRPPNKGILPFFVGAMEKNDNRNTPQDKVTKKQEEDDVSASLSLSLSFPFPEMEQNVKPVPKPEQQLPERHPVNTSLLLFRGFPEK; this is encoded by the exons ATGAACCAGAG GTCACATGTTTCAGATGAGATGGATCAGAGTATTCAGAAGAATACG GTGCCACCAGAAACTATAAAAAGATTAATTAGCCAGTACATGAGTCAAAAGGTTTGTGCAAAAGCAGAATCTGGAACCTGCAACGTGTGCTTTGCTCCTTGTTCATCTTGTATGCATCTTAGTATAGCTCAGATGGGATCAAAGAGTGATGAGTTTCCTGATGAAACTGATCATGTTGCTGTTAGAAGTCAGTATTCTATCAATGAGGATAAAACAGGTGACAGCTTATACCACAGGCCCAGTGAAGCAAGTAATTTACTGAGTGTCAATTCAAGTCATGATTCTTACTCTGAAAGTATAGAAAGTAAAGCAACTGCAAGACCATCTGATGTAGCTAATGTGATGGTAGATGCTGGGATTGATAGAACCTTCTCAAACAAGTCTGATGGTTCCAAAGGTGTTGAAAGCCATGTTGATAGTATTTCATGTCCTGGAAGAGCCAGTGATGCAAATATAGCTTTTAGTTATTCCAACAAGGATTTAGACAGTAAGAATTCATCACGTAGTGCAACATCAGTTTGTAGTTTAGGATCCGGAAAGGCGCCCACATCTGAGAAGCTAGAATTGTCAGAACCTGCTTCTGTAAAAGAAGGCAGTAGTTCGCCTAGAATCCAAACTCCATATTCACATTCTGGAAGCAGCAAGAGTGCTGTTGGAGGCAGTTCTGAGATTTCTCCCAAAATCCATCCGAAGTTAGAAGCAGATATTGACGACAATGGCAGGGACCCACTGGATGAAACTGGTAAAAATTTGAAGGAAGATGAGATAGATGAGTTGAATGAGTTTGTTAAGTTACCTGACAAGCAGGAGTCTCCTTCGCAGACAGCTTCTGTGGATGAGAGTTATGAATCTGATGCCTCAGAACATGAT GTTAAAGTATGCGATATCTGTGGGGATGCAGGACGAGAAGATTTGCTTGCTATATGTAGCAAGTGCACCGATGGTGCAGAGCACAC TTACTGTATGCGAGAAATGCTTCAAAAAGTTCCTGAAGGTGATTGGCTCTGTGAAGAATGCAAGCTGGGTGAGGAAACTGAAAGCCAAAAGCAAG GTTTGGATGCTGAAGGGAAAAAGGCAATTAAACTTAGCTCTAGTACACGTAGCTTAGGTAAGAGACATGCTGAAAATCTAGAGGGTGCTTCGGCTCCAAAAAGGCAGGCTATTCAAACAAATATGGGATCACCAAAATCATTGAGCCCCAGCAGACTATCTGCTTTCTCTCGAGAGGGTTCATTTAAGAACTTAGACAAGGGTAAAGTAAGGCCATCTCCGCAAATTTCTCTTGGCAACCATTCTGGTAATGGTATGCCAGAAGCTGTACGCACTCCCACTTCTGGTCCACGGCTGCAAACATCTAAGG GGAGCTTATTGAAATGCAGTTCATTCAATACCTTAAATTCCAAACCCAAATTGAAGCTTGTAGATGAAGTTGTTATTCAGAAACGGAAAGGTACTAGAGAACATGCATCATTTGATAGCAAGGAGGAACCTGCTAGAATCATGGGCAAATCAATGTCATTTAAATCTGGGAACTCTGGACGGTTAAATTCTGGGGAATCAAAAGTTAAAACATTATCATCTAAATATCCTCATGTTCAAGATCTAAAGGGATTAAAGCAAGTTAAAGAGCAGATATCATCAGAAaggaaaattttctcaaaattaaaccACTCTAGTTCTAATGTCTCCACACCTAAGGTTGATCAGAAACTGACACCTCGTGCTGATGCAATTTCTCATTCATCTGCAATCAACCACCGAGAAACCAAGGTTGTTCCGTCTGAAGGAAGACCAAATACTTTATCAAGATCAACCAGCAATCTAGCTCGTAAAGGTGTAGACAATGCAGTTTCTTCTG CTGTTTCATCCACCAATGGGCGCAATTCTTCGGAACAGAAGGTAAACCCTGTAAGCCTGAAGGAGGAACCCTCATCAAGTTCTTCACGGGCATCTGAGAGGCAACCTAGTAACAATAATGGAGTCGTGTCAGATGGCCTATCTCAGTCAGTAGATTCAATAAATCAGAGTGAGAAATCAAGGGAGAGTAGTGTTAGTCGATCCTCTAAAAGAGTTCCATGTCTAACATGCAAAGGAATGGGTCATACAGCTGAATATTGCTCAGTCTGTCAGGCATCTGGTGCTGATCAGTCTGCTCCTAGAACTTCTAGAGAAGAGATAAATAAAGGCAATAAGTTGAAAGCTGCAATTGAGGCAGCTATGCGTCTGAAGCCTGGAATATGTGAAAGAACTTCTCAAGATCCATCATCTGTTTGTGATAAGGCAAAGAATGTGATTTCTGTTGAAAGTACAGATGAAGGGAAAGCAAATATTTGTAATCAGGCTTCCACTGCTAATATCAAGCTGCTTAATTCACACTCCACTGATGCTGTCTCTGTAGTTTCTTCTGTTGGCAATCTTTCAGTGGGAGATAACTATGTCCCTCCTCTAGCCACGGTATCTGCTGTCCCAAAGTTGTCAGCCATCCCAGAACATGAATATGTCTGGCA AGGGGCTTTTGATGTGAATAAACTTGGCAAACCTCCTGAGCTTTGTGGTGGAATTCAAGCCCATATCTCGACCCTTGCATCACCCAAAGTGCTTGAGGTTGTCAATTCTTTTCCCCACAAAGTTTCCTTGTACGAAGTACCTCGCTTGAGCACATGGCCAGCACAGTTTCATGATAGTAGTCCTAAGGAAGATAATATTGCTTTGTACTTCTTTGCCAAGGACCTTGAAAG TTATCAGAACAACTACAAGGTGCTTTTGGATACCATGGTCAAGAATGATCTTGCCCTCAAAGGAAATTTTGAAGGTGTTGAGCTTTTGATATTCCCATCCAACCACCTTCCTGAACATTGCCAGC GGTGGAATAACTTATTATTCCTCTGGGGTGTTTTCaaggcaagaaaggcaaactgtTCAAATTCCTCAAAGAGCGTGTGCAATCCTGATGCAAGTATGGTATGTTTGGAGAAACAGAGATCTAGTGATATTGCTCAGCTGGTAGATAATGAATCGGTCGCATGTGATAGTTTCGGCAATGTAGTTCCAGTAACCACTTCTGTTGAAAAGACATGTATCTCAACAGATAGAGTTGGTGATACTAAGGTTGCTTCTTTTGAGCAGACATTTGggggaataaaagaaaaattggaGGAGCAAGATGTCAAAGTTGACACCAAATTCTTGTCTAGAATTGCAACAAGCAGCACACATGTGCAGCCAAAAATGAAATGCACTACTACTCTG GAAGAGAGCAAATTTCCAGATTCTCAATCTGACACCGAGCTTAAACCTTGCTTTCTAGTTACTGAAACCAATAATGGTTCTTTCAAAGTTGAGAAAGAGGAAATGCATATCGAAGAAGCTAAACCATCTTTAAATAATTGCCCTACTGGAAAACAAGAGGCAGTTGTTGAGGAGAAGATAGGTGGAGATCCTGTTAAAATTAGGGATTCAAAGGATGATGTGTGTGCTGATGGAAAAACTTCAATTAGAGATCTTAACTCGTTGCAATTGAATCATCCCAAAACCCCATTCTTGGATCTTACAAAACCAGTTCCCGAAGTTTCTACTGATACAAGTCAAAAACTGCCGTGGGCTGAGGTGAAGAGAGTCTCTGTAGATAGAGGATGTGATAATAAAAAGCTGAAGACGGGTTTCAGTGGGATATGCCAGTATACCAGTGCTAGAGATCAAGTTCCTTTTAGAGATGATGGTTTAGCATCAGATAGACGTTATCCGGGTTCTGGCTCTTTGGTTGAAGAGAAGAGGTGTGACATTGCTTGTGAAGAAAAGATAATCCCCGAGGACATGGGAAGTAGTGAAAGGTTTTTCTTTCCTGTAGAATCACGTGGTCCAGGGGAATTTCGGTTAGGGGACAATTCCAAACCATGGAAGGAGCTTTCCTTAAAGGACGAGGACCGAGTTCATGACACCTCTCCTAATCTTGAACTTGCTTTGGGAGCTGAGACGAGACCACCAAACAAAGGAATCCTGCCTTTCTTTGTAGGAGCAATGGAAAAAAATGACAATCGGAACACACCTCAAGATAAGGTAACCAAAAAGCAAGAGGAAGACGATGTATCTGCCTCCCTTTCCCTTTCCCTTTCTTTCCCTTTTCCAGAGATGGAGCAGAATGTAAAACCTGTTCCTAAACCAGAGCAGCAGTTGCCTGAAAGACATCCTGTGAATACATCGCTGCTACTATTCCGGGGCTTCCCCGAAAAATAA
- the LOC108473492 gene encoding uncharacterized protein LOC108473492 isoform X4: MNQRSHVSDEMDQSIQKNTVRTGLKYAISVGMQDEKICLLYVASAPMVQSTLSFTLFVLLVSYCMREMLQKVPEGDWLCEECKLGEETESQKQGLDAEGKKAIKLSSSTRSLGKRHAENLEGASAPKRQAIQTNMGSPKSLSPSRLSAFSREGSFKNLDKGKVRPSPQISLGNHSGNGMPEAVRTPTSGPRLQTSKGSLLKCSSFNTLNSKPKLKLVDEVVIQKRKGTREHASFDSKEEPARIMGKSMSFKSGNSGRLNSGESKVKTLSSKYPHVQDLKGLKQVKEQISSERKIFSKLNHSSSNVSTPKVDQKLTPRADAISHSSAINHRETKVVPSEGRPNTLSRSTSNLARKGVDNAVSSAVSSTNGRNSSEQKVNPVSLKEEPSSSSSRASERQPSNNNGVVSDGLSQSVDSINQSEKSRESSVSRSSKRVPCLTCKGMGHTAEYCSVCQASGADQSAPRTSREEINKGNKLKAAIEAAMRLKPGICERTSQDPSSVCDKAKNVISVESTDEGKANICNQASTANIKLLNSHSTDAVSVVSSVGNLSVGDNYVPPLATVSAVPKLSAIPEHEYVWQGAFDVNKLGKPPELCGGIQAHISTLASPKVLEVVNSFPHKVSLYEVPRLSTWPAQFHDSSPKEDNIALYFFAKDLESYQNNYKVLLDTMVKNDLALKGNFEGVELLIFPSNHLPEHCQRWNNLLFLWGVFKARKANCSNSSKSVCNPDASMVCLEKQRSSDIAQLVDNESVACDSFGNVVPVTTSVEKTCISTDRVGDTKVASFEQTFGGIKEKLEEQDVKVDTKFLSRIATSSTHVQPKMKCTTTLEESKFPDSQSDTELKPCFLVTETNNGSFKVEKEEMHIEEAKPSLNNCPTGKQEAVVEEKIGGDPVKIRDSKDDVCADGKTSIRDLNSLQLNHPKTPFLDLTKPVPEVSTDTSQKLPWAEVKRVSVDRGCDNKKLKTGFSGICQYTSARDQVPFRDDGLASDRRYPGSGSLVEEKRCDIACEEKIIPEDMGSSERFFFPVESRGPGEFRLGDNSKPWKELSLKDEDRVHDTSPNLELALGAETRPPNKGILPFFVGAMEKNDNRNTPQDKVTKKQEEDDVSASLSLSLSFPFPEMEQNVKPVPKPEQQLPERHPVNTSLLLFRGFPEK; encoded by the exons ATGAACCAGAG GTCACATGTTTCAGATGAGATGGATCAGAGTATTCAGAAGAATACGGTGAGAACAGG GTTAAAGTATGCGATATCTGTGGGGATGCAGGACGAGAAGATTTGCTTGCTATATGTAGCAAGTGCACCGATGGTGCAGAGCACAC TGAGTTTTACGTTATTCGTGCTATTGGTCAGTTACTGTATGCGAGAAATGCTTCAAAAAGTTCCTGAAGGTGATTGGCTCTGTGAAGAATGCAAGCTGGGTGAGGAAACTGAAAGCCAAAAGCAAG GTTTGGATGCTGAAGGGAAAAAGGCAATTAAACTTAGCTCTAGTACACGTAGCTTAGGTAAGAGACATGCTGAAAATCTAGAGGGTGCTTCGGCTCCAAAAAGGCAGGCTATTCAAACAAATATGGGATCACCAAAATCATTGAGCCCCAGCAGACTATCTGCTTTCTCTCGAGAGGGTTCATTTAAGAACTTAGACAAGGGTAAAGTAAGGCCATCTCCGCAAATTTCTCTTGGCAACCATTCTGGTAATGGTATGCCAGAAGCTGTACGCACTCCCACTTCTGGTCCACGGCTGCAAACATCTAAGG GGAGCTTATTGAAATGCAGTTCATTCAATACCTTAAATTCCAAACCCAAATTGAAGCTTGTAGATGAAGTTGTTATTCAGAAACGGAAAGGTACTAGAGAACATGCATCATTTGATAGCAAGGAGGAACCTGCTAGAATCATGGGCAAATCAATGTCATTTAAATCTGGGAACTCTGGACGGTTAAATTCTGGGGAATCAAAAGTTAAAACATTATCATCTAAATATCCTCATGTTCAAGATCTAAAGGGATTAAAGCAAGTTAAAGAGCAGATATCATCAGAAaggaaaattttctcaaaattaaaccACTCTAGTTCTAATGTCTCCACACCTAAGGTTGATCAGAAACTGACACCTCGTGCTGATGCAATTTCTCATTCATCTGCAATCAACCACCGAGAAACCAAGGTTGTTCCGTCTGAAGGAAGACCAAATACTTTATCAAGATCAACCAGCAATCTAGCTCGTAAAGGTGTAGACAATGCAGTTTCTTCTG CTGTTTCATCCACCAATGGGCGCAATTCTTCGGAACAGAAGGTAAACCCTGTAAGCCTGAAGGAGGAACCCTCATCAAGTTCTTCACGGGCATCTGAGAGGCAACCTAGTAACAATAATGGAGTCGTGTCAGATGGCCTATCTCAGTCAGTAGATTCAATAAATCAGAGTGAGAAATCAAGGGAGAGTAGTGTTAGTCGATCCTCTAAAAGAGTTCCATGTCTAACATGCAAAGGAATGGGTCATACAGCTGAATATTGCTCAGTCTGTCAGGCATCTGGTGCTGATCAGTCTGCTCCTAGAACTTCTAGAGAAGAGATAAATAAAGGCAATAAGTTGAAAGCTGCAATTGAGGCAGCTATGCGTCTGAAGCCTGGAATATGTGAAAGAACTTCTCAAGATCCATCATCTGTTTGTGATAAGGCAAAGAATGTGATTTCTGTTGAAAGTACAGATGAAGGGAAAGCAAATATTTGTAATCAGGCTTCCACTGCTAATATCAAGCTGCTTAATTCACACTCCACTGATGCTGTCTCTGTAGTTTCTTCTGTTGGCAATCTTTCAGTGGGAGATAACTATGTCCCTCCTCTAGCCACGGTATCTGCTGTCCCAAAGTTGTCAGCCATCCCAGAACATGAATATGTCTGGCA AGGGGCTTTTGATGTGAATAAACTTGGCAAACCTCCTGAGCTTTGTGGTGGAATTCAAGCCCATATCTCGACCCTTGCATCACCCAAAGTGCTTGAGGTTGTCAATTCTTTTCCCCACAAAGTTTCCTTGTACGAAGTACCTCGCTTGAGCACATGGCCAGCACAGTTTCATGATAGTAGTCCTAAGGAAGATAATATTGCTTTGTACTTCTTTGCCAAGGACCTTGAAAG TTATCAGAACAACTACAAGGTGCTTTTGGATACCATGGTCAAGAATGATCTTGCCCTCAAAGGAAATTTTGAAGGTGTTGAGCTTTTGATATTCCCATCCAACCACCTTCCTGAACATTGCCAGC GGTGGAATAACTTATTATTCCTCTGGGGTGTTTTCaaggcaagaaaggcaaactgtTCAAATTCCTCAAAGAGCGTGTGCAATCCTGATGCAAGTATGGTATGTTTGGAGAAACAGAGATCTAGTGATATTGCTCAGCTGGTAGATAATGAATCGGTCGCATGTGATAGTTTCGGCAATGTAGTTCCAGTAACCACTTCTGTTGAAAAGACATGTATCTCAACAGATAGAGTTGGTGATACTAAGGTTGCTTCTTTTGAGCAGACATTTGggggaataaaagaaaaattggaGGAGCAAGATGTCAAAGTTGACACCAAATTCTTGTCTAGAATTGCAACAAGCAGCACACATGTGCAGCCAAAAATGAAATGCACTACTACTCTG GAAGAGAGCAAATTTCCAGATTCTCAATCTGACACCGAGCTTAAACCTTGCTTTCTAGTTACTGAAACCAATAATGGTTCTTTCAAAGTTGAGAAAGAGGAAATGCATATCGAAGAAGCTAAACCATCTTTAAATAATTGCCCTACTGGAAAACAAGAGGCAGTTGTTGAGGAGAAGATAGGTGGAGATCCTGTTAAAATTAGGGATTCAAAGGATGATGTGTGTGCTGATGGAAAAACTTCAATTAGAGATCTTAACTCGTTGCAATTGAATCATCCCAAAACCCCATTCTTGGATCTTACAAAACCAGTTCCCGAAGTTTCTACTGATACAAGTCAAAAACTGCCGTGGGCTGAGGTGAAGAGAGTCTCTGTAGATAGAGGATGTGATAATAAAAAGCTGAAGACGGGTTTCAGTGGGATATGCCAGTATACCAGTGCTAGAGATCAAGTTCCTTTTAGAGATGATGGTTTAGCATCAGATAGACGTTATCCGGGTTCTGGCTCTTTGGTTGAAGAGAAGAGGTGTGACATTGCTTGTGAAGAAAAGATAATCCCCGAGGACATGGGAAGTAGTGAAAGGTTTTTCTTTCCTGTAGAATCACGTGGTCCAGGGGAATTTCGGTTAGGGGACAATTCCAAACCATGGAAGGAGCTTTCCTTAAAGGACGAGGACCGAGTTCATGACACCTCTCCTAATCTTGAACTTGCTTTGGGAGCTGAGACGAGACCACCAAACAAAGGAATCCTGCCTTTCTTTGTAGGAGCAATGGAAAAAAATGACAATCGGAACACACCTCAAGATAAGGTAACCAAAAAGCAAGAGGAAGACGATGTATCTGCCTCCCTTTCCCTTTCCCTTTCTTTCCCTTTTCCAGAGATGGAGCAGAATGTAAAACCTGTTCCTAAACCAGAGCAGCAGTTGCCTGAAAGACATCCTGTGAATACATCGCTGCTACTATTCCGGGGCTTCCCCGAAAAATAA